In one Chryseobacterium camelliae genomic region, the following are encoded:
- the gyrA gene encoding DNA gyrase subunit A: MQKEGERLIPINIVDEMKSSYIDYSMSVIVSRALPDVRDGLKPVHRRVLYGMYGLGVFSNRKYLKSARIVGDVLGKYHPHGDSSVYDAMVRMAQDWSLRYPQVDGQGNFGSMDGDPPAAMRYTEARLKKISDEVLSDLDKETVDFQNNFDDSLQEPTVMPSKIPNLLVNGTSGIAVGMATNMAPHNLTEAVNAICAYIDNREITIDELMQHIIAPDFPTGGIIYGYDGVRDAFHTGRGRVVLRAKVAFEEIGNRNAIIINEIPYQVNKAEMIARTAELVKDEKIPGIYEIRDESDRRGLRIVYELKNDAIPNVVLNLLYKYTALQTSFSVNNIALVHGRPEQLNLKDIIHHFVEHRHEVIVRRTQYELKKAKERAHILEGFMKVIGTQDALDRAISIIRHSANPQAAKEGLIEAFELSEIQAQAILDLRLARLTGMELDKIRDEYDAIMKEIADLEDILANEPRRFQIIKDELIEIKEKYGDERRTEIDYSGGEMSIEDIIPNEAVVLTISHAGYIKRTSLSEYKVQSRGGVGNKAATTRDSDFLEYIVSATNHQYMLFFTEKGRCYWLRVFEIPEGSKTAKGRAVQNLINIEPDDKIKAYIRTNNLKDAEYVNQMSVVMVTKNGTIKKTSLEAYSRPRINGVNAIEIRDNDQLLGAYLTNGNSQIMIATKNGKCIRFPEEKVREVGRGSIGVRGIMMEDNDEAIGMIVVNDVENETVLVVSEKGYGKRTAVEDYRITNRGGKGVITLNITEKTGNLIAIQNVTDEDGLMIINKSGVAIRMGMDEMRVMGRNTQGVRLINLKKNDEIAAIAKVAMDKDVEEDSEEIDGEGETLTDNAESNTEIPHVENENAGEETENSDSEE, from the coding sequence ATGCAAAAAGAAGGAGAAAGATTAATTCCTATCAACATTGTTGATGAAATGAAGTCGTCTTATATCGATTATTCGATGTCGGTTATCGTTTCAAGAGCGCTACCTGACGTAAGAGACGGCTTGAAACCCGTTCATAGAAGAGTGCTTTACGGTATGTATGGATTAGGGGTTTTTTCTAATAGAAAATATTTAAAATCTGCGAGAATTGTTGGGGATGTTCTGGGTAAATATCACCCGCATGGAGACTCTTCTGTATATGATGCAATGGTGAGAATGGCTCAGGACTGGAGTTTGCGTTATCCTCAGGTAGATGGTCAGGGTAACTTCGGTTCAATGGACGGTGACCCGCCTGCAGCAATGCGTTACACCGAAGCAAGACTGAAAAAAATCTCTGACGAGGTTCTTTCGGATTTAGATAAAGAAACAGTTGATTTTCAGAATAACTTTGACGACAGTTTGCAGGAACCGACCGTAATGCCTTCAAAAATTCCAAACCTTTTGGTAAACGGAACTTCGGGTATTGCAGTAGGGATGGCGACAAATATGGCTCCTCATAATTTAACGGAAGCTGTAAATGCAATCTGTGCTTATATTGACAACAGAGAAATTACGATTGATGAACTAATGCAGCACATCATTGCTCCGGATTTTCCTACAGGTGGGATTATTTACGGGTATGATGGCGTAAGGGATGCTTTCCATACAGGTAGAGGAAGGGTAGTTCTCAGAGCTAAAGTGGCTTTCGAAGAAATCGGAAACCGAAATGCAATTATTATCAACGAAATTCCTTATCAGGTAAACAAGGCGGAGATGATTGCAAGAACAGCCGAACTTGTTAAAGATGAAAAAATTCCCGGAATTTATGAAATCAGGGATGAGTCGGACAGAAGAGGTCTTCGTATTGTTTATGAATTGAAAAACGATGCGATTCCGAATGTTGTTTTAAACTTATTATACAAATATACTGCGCTTCAGACTTCTTTCAGTGTCAATAATATTGCTTTGGTGCATGGCAGACCGGAACAATTAAATCTAAAAGATATCATCCATCATTTTGTGGAGCACAGACATGAAGTTATTGTAAGAAGAACTCAATACGAGCTTAAAAAAGCGAAAGAAAGAGCTCATATCTTAGAAGGTTTCATGAAAGTGATCGGAACGCAGGATGCTTTAGACAGAGCGATCTCGATTATCCGTCATTCTGCAAATCCACAGGCTGCAAAAGAAGGATTGATTGAAGCATTCGAGCTTTCTGAAATTCAGGCTCAGGCGATTCTGGACTTACGTCTTGCTCGTTTGACAGGAATGGAGCTTGATAAAATCCGTGATGAGTACGATGCAATCATGAAAGAAATTGCTGACTTGGAAGATATTTTGGCTAATGAACCAAGAAGATTCCAGATTATCAAGGATGAATTAATTGAAATTAAAGAAAAATACGGCGACGAAAGAAGAACGGAGATCGATTATTCAGGAGGTGAAATGTCTATCGAAGATATTATTCCAAATGAAGCGGTGGTTCTTACAATTTCACATGCAGGGTATATTAAGAGAACATCACTTTCAGAATATAAAGTTCAAAGTAGAGGTGGGGTAGGAAATAAAGCGGCAACGACAAGAGATTCCGATTTCTTGGAATATATTGTTTCTGCAACCAACCACCAGTATATGTTGTTTTTTACAGAAAAAGGCAGATGTTATTGGTTAAGAGTATTCGAAATTCCGGAAGGTTCCAAAACGGCTAAAGGAAGAGCGGTGCAAAACTTAATTAACATTGAGCCGGACGATAAGATTAAAGCATATATCAGAACCAATAACTTAAAGGATGCTGAATACGTCAACCAAATGAGTGTTGTAATGGTAACGAAAAACGGAACTATTAAGAAAACATCTTTGGAAGCTTATTCAAGACCGAGAATTAATGGAGTAAATGCAATTGAAATTAGAGATAATGACCAATTGTTAGGTGCTTATTTAACGAACGGAAACTCTCAAATCATGATCGCTACGAAAAATGGTAAATGTATCCGTTTCCCTGAAGAAAAAGTAAGAGAAGTAGGTAGAGGATCTATCGGGGTGCGTGGTATTATGATGGAGGATAATGACGAAGCGATTGGTATGATTGTTGTGAATGATGTGGAAAATGAAACCGTTCTTGTAGTATCTGAAAAAGGATACGGGAAGAGAACGGCAGTAGAAGACTACAGAATTACCAACAGGGGAGGAAAAGGAGTTATTACCCTGAATATTACTGAAAAAACAGGAAATCTGATTGCGATTCAAAATGTAACAGATGAAGACGGATTAATGATTATCAATAAATCCGGTGTTGCGATCAGAATGGGAATGGATGAAATGAGGGTAATGGGTAGAAATACCCAGGGTGTAAGATTGATCAACCTTAAGAAAAATGACGAAATCGCAGCTATCGCAAAAGTAGCAATGGATAAAGATGTAGAAGAAGATTCTGAAGAAATTGATGGAGAAGGAGAAACTTTAACTGATAACGCAGAAAGCAATACAGAAATACCTCATGTGGAAAATGAAAATGCTGGTGAGGAAACGGAGAATTCTGATTCAGAAGAATAA
- a CDS encoding DUF4286 family protein, with amino-acid sequence MSVLSITFHCTKTHLEEWENYIDETLVLMTENLMDVNKYILSEVHSDYIEDGKNYNLLLIFDNDDLREDFVKSELENIAERIETKFGQEVMIFNTFLNPKKTRL; translated from the coding sequence ATGAGCGTATTAAGTATAACTTTCCACTGCACGAAAACTCATCTTGAAGAATGGGAAAATTATATTGACGAAACACTGGTTTTAATGACAGAAAATTTAATGGATGTTAACAAATATATTCTTTCTGAAGTTCACAGTGATTATATTGAAGACGGAAAAAACTATAATCTTCTTTTAATTTTTGATAATGATGATCTGAGAGAAGATTTTGTAAAAAGTGAGCTGGAGAATATTGCAGAAAGAATCGAAACCAAGTTCGGGCAGGAAGTAATGATTTTTAATACTTTCCTCAACCCTAAGAAAACCAGACTTTAA
- a CDS encoding GNAT family N-acetyltransferase, producing the protein MNYELREMLPNDEARVLEIFKQGVEGGIATFETTVPTAEAWNMDYFNDCRWVLENETNQVVGWCALKPVSKRESFRGVAEVSIYFDNDYQGKGLGSVLLKKMILDSENHKFWTLQTNIFPENEGALKAHQKNGFRIVGTRKKIGKLNGEWKDVMMLERRSEVIF; encoded by the coding sequence ATGAACTACGAACTTAGAGAAATGCTTCCTAATGATGAAGCCAGAGTGTTGGAAATTTTTAAACAAGGTGTTGAAGGGGGAATTGCCACGTTTGAAACAACAGTTCCCACAGCAGAGGCCTGGAATATGGATTATTTCAACGATTGCCGCTGGGTTTTGGAAAATGAAACCAACCAGGTTGTAGGGTGGTGCGCTCTGAAGCCTGTGAGTAAAAGAGAAAGTTTCAGAGGAGTGGCGGAAGTAAGCATTTATTTTGATAATGATTATCAGGGGAAAGGATTGGGTTCGGTGTTGCTTAAAAAGATGATTTTGGATAGTGAAAACCATAAGTTCTGGACCTTACAGACGAACATCTTCCCTGAAAATGAAGGAGCTTTAAAAGCACATCAGAAAAACGGATTCCGGATTGTCGGAACAAGAAAGAAAATAGGAAAGCTAAACGGTGAATGGAAAGATGTGATGATGCTCGAAAGGAGAAGTGAGGTGATTTTTTAA
- a CDS encoding bacteriocin-like protein — MKNLKKLTKTELKSVYGGAPKQYCVYCERLNKTVCSTVPIGQCP, encoded by the coding sequence ATGAAAAATTTAAAGAAACTAACCAAAACAGAACTAAAGTCAGTGTACGGCGGGGCGCCAAAACAATACTGCGTTTACTGTGAAAGATTAAACAAAACAGTTTGCAGTACAGTTCCGATCGGGCAATGTCCTTAA
- the uvrA gene encoding excinuclease ABC subunit UvrA translates to MSKSTEYIEVYGAREHNLKNINVKIPRNELVVITGLSGSGKSSLAFDTIFAEGQRRYIETFSAYARQFLGGLERPDVDKIEGLSPVIAIEQKTTNKNPRSTVGTVTELYDFLRLLYARVSDAYSQRTGQKLVSYTEDQILETIKENYKGEKIMLMAPVVRARKGHYHELFVQMAKKGYGQARIDGELQDIEYDLKLDRYKTHDIDIVIDRWIIGESASEARMEKSLRTAMEMGEGLIGIQKLGSTEIEYFSKNLMDAETGHSLALPEPNTFSFNSPKGSCPSCKGLGTIKKINTDYFVENPKLSINQGGLLPLEDIKSNKWILSQIKNILEIFGLGMATPFQDIPEEALDYIYNGCHKEFNKDLKYAGITKKIKISFDGLIPFMEEIIEERESYEAILLERHFTTEETCPECKGTRLQPGSLSFKIDGKNIAEVNALSLIDLKDWLADVKDKFSEKNKIIAHEILKEIETRLQFLLDVGLDYLSLSRSSKTLSGGESQRIRLATQIGSQLVNVLYILDEPSIGLHQRDNERLINSLKNLRDIGNSVLVVEHDKDMILEADEVLDIGPRAGKFGGEILWQGKPKDLLKADTITAQYINGKRKIAIPEKRREGNGKNIVLKGAAGNNLKNVTLDIPLGKLVVVSGISGSGKSSLINGTLYPILNKHFYRAVQEPLPYKKIEGLENIDKIVDVDQTPIGRTPRSNPATYTGMFTDIRNLFAELPESKIRGYKPGRFSFNVKGGRCETCQGGGLKVIEMNFLPDVYVHCETCNGKRFNRETLEVRYKGKSISDVLDMTIDEAVEFFQPIPKIFAKVKTLQDVGLGYITLGQQSTTLSGGEAQRIKLATELAKRQTGNTLYILDEPTTGLHFEDVKILMDAINQLVELGNSFIIIEHNMDVIKLADHIIDVGPEGGKHGGQIVAQGTPEEIVKSKKSLTGKFLKRELE, encoded by the coding sequence ATGAGTAAATCAACAGAATATATAGAAGTTTACGGCGCAAGAGAGCATAACCTTAAAAACATCAATGTAAAAATTCCACGTAACGAACTGGTCGTGATTACCGGTCTTTCGGGAAGCGGAAAATCGTCATTGGCTTTTGATACCATCTTTGCGGAAGGTCAGCGTCGTTATATCGAAACGTTTTCCGCCTATGCAAGACAGTTTTTAGGAGGCCTGGAACGTCCTGATGTTGATAAAATCGAAGGATTATCTCCTGTAATTGCCATCGAACAGAAAACAACGAATAAAAACCCTCGTTCAACGGTAGGAACGGTTACGGAGCTTTATGATTTCTTACGTCTTTTGTACGCAAGAGTTTCGGATGCTTACTCACAAAGGACCGGGCAAAAGTTGGTAAGCTATACGGAAGATCAAATCCTTGAAACCATTAAGGAAAACTATAAAGGTGAAAAGATTATGCTGATGGCACCTGTTGTAAGAGCCAGAAAAGGACATTACCACGAACTTTTTGTTCAGATGGCGAAGAAAGGGTACGGACAGGCAAGAATTGACGGCGAATTACAGGATATTGAATACGATTTAAAGCTTGACCGTTATAAAACCCACGACATCGATATTGTGATCGACCGTTGGATTATCGGTGAATCTGCTTCCGAAGCGAGAATGGAAAAATCATTGCGAACGGCAATGGAGATGGGAGAAGGTCTGATCGGGATTCAAAAGCTGGGAAGCACGGAGATTGAATATTTTTCTAAAAACTTAATGGATGCCGAAACCGGTCATTCATTGGCTTTGCCGGAACCGAATACCTTTTCATTTAACTCTCCGAAAGGAAGCTGCCCAAGCTGTAAAGGATTAGGAACGATCAAAAAAATCAATACGGATTATTTTGTTGAAAATCCTAAATTATCAATCAATCAGGGAGGTTTGTTACCATTAGAAGATATTAAGTCTAACAAATGGATCTTATCCCAGATTAAAAATATTCTTGAAATTTTCGGGTTGGGAATGGCTACACCTTTTCAGGATATCCCGGAGGAAGCGTTGGATTATATCTACAACGGTTGTCATAAAGAATTTAATAAAGACTTAAAATACGCAGGAATTACCAAAAAAATCAAAATCAGTTTTGATGGATTGATTCCTTTTATGGAGGAGATTATTGAAGAAAGAGAATCTTACGAAGCGATTTTGCTTGAAAGACACTTTACGACGGAAGAAACCTGTCCTGAATGTAAAGGAACCCGTCTTCAACCGGGAAGTTTAAGCTTTAAAATCGACGGAAAAAATATCGCTGAGGTGAATGCATTGAGTTTAATTGATCTAAAAGATTGGTTGGCTGATGTGAAAGATAAATTCTCGGAAAAAAATAAAATCATTGCTCACGAAATTTTAAAGGAAATTGAAACCAGACTGCAGTTTTTGCTGGATGTAGGTTTGGATTATCTAAGTTTGAGCAGAAGTTCAAAAACGCTTTCCGGAGGAGAATCTCAAAGGATTCGTCTGGCAACACAAATTGGTTCCCAGTTGGTGAATGTTTTGTATATCCTGGACGAACCAAGTATCGGATTACACCAGAGAGACAACGAAAGACTTATTAATTCATTAAAAAATCTTCGTGACATCGGAAACTCCGTTCTGGTTGTTGAACACGATAAGGATATGATCCTCGAAGCCGATGAGGTGTTGGATATCGGTCCGAGAGCCGGAAAATTCGGAGGAGAAATTCTTTGGCAGGGAAAACCGAAAGATCTGTTGAAAGCTGATACGATTACCGCTCAGTATATTAACGGAAAAAGAAAAATTGCCATTCCCGAGAAAAGAAGAGAAGGAAATGGTAAGAATATCGTATTAAAAGGAGCTGCAGGAAACAACCTTAAAAATGTAACATTAGATATTCCTTTGGGAAAATTGGTGGTGGTTTCAGGAATTTCAGGAAGCGGAAAATCCTCTTTGATCAACGGAACTTTGTATCCGATCTTGAATAAACATTTTTACAGAGCAGTTCAGGAACCTTTGCCTTACAAAAAGATAGAAGGTCTTGAAAACATTGATAAAATTGTAGATGTAGACCAGACTCCTATTGGGAGAACGCCACGTTCTAATCCTGCGACGTATACCGGAATGTTTACCGACATCAGGAACCTCTTTGCAGAATTACCTGAATCTAAAATCCGTGGCTACAAACCCGGAAGATTCTCTTTCAACGTGAAAGGAGGAAGATGTGAAACTTGTCAGGGAGGCGGCTTGAAGGTCATTGAAATGAATTTCTTGCCGGATGTATATGTTCACTGCGAGACCTGTAACGGAAAACGCTTCAACAGAGAGACCCTGGAAGTCCGTTACAAAGGAAAATCGATTTCCGATGTACTGGATATGACGATTGATGAAGCGGTAGAGTTTTTCCAGCCGATTCCTAAGATCTTCGCAAAAGTAAAAACGTTACAGGATGTTGGTTTAGGTTATATTACTTTGGGGCAACAGTCAACAACACTTTCAGGAGGGGAGGCTCAACGTATCAAGCTAGCAACGGAACTGGCAAAAAGACAGACCGGAAATACTTTATACATCCTTGACGAACCGACAACAGGACTTCATTTTGAAGATGTTAAAATTTTGATGGATGCGATTAACCAATTGGTGGAATTAGGAAACTCTTTCATCATTATTGAACATAATATGGATGTGATTAAACTTGCCGACCATATTATTGATGTGGGTCCTGAAGGAGGAAAGCACGGTGGACAAATCGTTGCACAGGGAACTCCCGAGGAAATTGTGAAGTCTAAGAAAAGCCTGACTGGGAAGTTTCTGAAAAGGGAATTGGAATAA
- a CDS encoding type VI secretion system baseplate subunit TssF, with the protein MNLDQNIYSKESVKARMLQNATKVWGLKSPQSLDPFVKLLIDAFSTEVFKANNEIQTVNARILEKLAKLLTPSIYTHPVPAHAVAFTNPTESTEVLLEHTEFFFRKQMISTVKSESDKQINIPFTPVGNVRINKAQTSIMFVGNTCYGIDDRLNKIPIARFQGKPEDYRKITIGINVSKYKSENFPKNLSIYCSNPAFEHMDFVYKLLPYITVTSNGNPLFVREGLTYLKNNQEDGYEQMFKEQSIQNKLIEDVKSIYHHKFIEVKGISESLFTEAGKLPENLSFLDYKEEITKYIEGKSFLWLTFEFPPQFSAEILDNFSFVLNAFPIYNRGWKKTEYSLDIMGNNIPLVTDDGEHFLYVDEVQDGDGRRYTEIPFTPSDDLKKGLYTVRKGGMERFSNRNAVDMIANVLELTRDEIAAFSLLNRDNVKGILSEMSDKMKSMIQKVNNAKRSIKQELNYVIMEPVDKTDHTYASFWVTHSTLANHMRPGTELSNQLKSQMLVLLTETIGGAEEQKGTDSIQAYKYALTTRDKIISLEDVKNYCRMVLKDELKEVRVTRGTMISNKPKEGFVRTVEVEIIPQNYSFYGRMYWENMANMLRNRIVSKAIDGIEYLVKVSNEDSEFGDY; encoded by the coding sequence ATGAATTTAGATCAGAATATATATTCCAAAGAATCAGTAAAGGCTAGAATGCTTCAGAATGCGACTAAAGTTTGGGGATTAAAGAGTCCTCAGTCTTTGGATCCTTTTGTGAAATTGTTGATAGATGCATTCAGTACCGAGGTCTTTAAGGCAAACAACGAAATCCAGACGGTAAATGCCAGAATTTTAGAGAAACTGGCCAAACTTCTTACCCCGTCTATTTATACCCATCCGGTTCCTGCTCATGCGGTTGCCTTTACAAACCCGACAGAATCTACCGAGGTTTTACTGGAGCATACGGAGTTTTTCTTCAGAAAACAGATGATTTCTACAGTAAAGTCGGAATCTGATAAGCAAATCAATATTCCGTTTACTCCGGTAGGTAATGTAAGAATTAACAAAGCGCAGACCTCCATAATGTTTGTAGGAAATACCTGTTATGGAATTGATGACAGGCTTAATAAAATCCCGATTGCCAGATTTCAGGGAAAACCTGAAGATTACAGAAAAATTACAATAGGAATTAATGTTTCCAAATATAAAAGTGAAAACTTTCCTAAAAACTTAAGCATTTATTGCTCAAATCCTGCGTTTGAACATATGGATTTTGTCTATAAACTGTTGCCCTATATTACAGTTACCAGCAATGGGAATCCGCTGTTCGTTCGGGAAGGATTAACTTATCTGAAAAATAACCAGGAAGATGGTTATGAGCAAATGTTCAAAGAACAGTCTATCCAAAATAAACTGATAGAAGACGTTAAGAGCATTTATCATCATAAATTTATAGAAGTAAAAGGGATTTCGGAGAGCTTATTTACCGAAGCAGGAAAGCTGCCTGAAAACTTAAGTTTCTTAGATTATAAAGAGGAAATTACCAAATACATTGAGGGGAAAAGCTTCTTGTGGCTTACTTTTGAATTTCCCCCACAGTTTTCTGCTGAGATCTTAGACAACTTTTCATTTGTGCTCAATGCATTCCCTATTTATAACAGAGGCTGGAAGAAAACGGAGTACAGTCTCGATATTATGGGAAACAATATTCCTCTGGTAACGGATGATGGAGAACATTTCCTGTATGTAGATGAAGTTCAGGATGGTGACGGAAGGAGATATACGGAAATTCCGTTTACGCCAAGCGATGATCTGAAAAAAGGATTGTATACCGTTAGAAAGGGAGGAATGGAACGTTTCTCCAATAGAAATGCGGTAGATATGATCGCCAATGTATTGGAGCTTACCAGAGATGAGATTGCGGCATTTTCACTATTGAACAGAGATAATGTAAAAGGCATTCTGAGTGAAATGTCGGACAAGATGAAGTCTATGATTCAAAAAGTGAATAATGCCAAAAGAAGCATTAAGCAGGAGTTGAATTACGTGATCATGGAGCCTGTTGATAAAACAGATCATACCTATGCTTCATTTTGGGTGACTCATTCCACCTTGGCGAATCATATGCGTCCCGGAACAGAGCTTTCCAACCAGTTAAAATCCCAGATGTTGGTTCTTCTTACCGAAACCATTGGTGGCGCAGAAGAACAGAAAGGGACAGACAGCATTCAGGCGTATAAATATGCTTTAACAACCAGAGATAAAATTATTTCTTTAGAAGATGTCAAAAACTATTGCAGGATGGTGCTGAAAGACGAACTGAAAGAAGTAAGAGTAACCAGAGGAACAATGATCAGCAATAAACCTAAAGAAGGGTTTGTACGTACGGTAGAAGTGGAGATTATTCCTCAGAATTATTCATTTTACGGAAGAATGTATTGGGAGAATATGGCCAATATGCTTAGAAACCGTATTGTTTCAAAAGCAATAGACGGAATAGAATATCTGGTAAAAGTAAGCAATGAAGATTCAGAGTTCGGAGACTATTAA
- a CDS encoding GPW/gp25 family protein has protein sequence MDTPNYRMPFVPSALMTEGVSIDTCDMGESIAHNIMLLITTKKGENRYDENYGNDVWNLEFDNGVTSAVWESVFIKSLKRQIQEYEPRIVQPQIEAHIQFVEHNYDTKEHTEIKKKVKIAINAKMEMTGERFSFSTELFLSPMSID, from the coding sequence ATGGACACACCAAATTACAGAATGCCTTTTGTTCCATCAGCATTAATGACGGAAGGAGTAAGTATTGACACCTGCGATATGGGTGAAAGTATTGCTCATAACATTATGCTGCTGATAACAACTAAAAAAGGCGAAAACAGATATGATGAAAATTATGGAAATGATGTATGGAATCTTGAGTTCGATAATGGAGTTACCAGTGCTGTTTGGGAAAGCGTTTTCATTAAAAGTCTGAAAAGACAGATACAGGAATACGAACCCAGAATTGTTCAGCCGCAAATTGAAGCACACATTCAGTTTGTAGAGCATAACTACGACACAAAAGAGCACACGGAAATTAAGAAAAAAGTAAAAATAGCCATCAATGCAAAAATGGAGATGACGGGAGAGCGTTTCAGCTTTTCCACAGAATTATTTTTGAGTCCAATGTCTATCGATTAA
- a CDS encoding APC family permease, which produces MQKKLKLWDAIMLVMGSMIGSGIFIVSADMMRNLGSGFWLIIVWVITGVMTVAAAISYGELSALYPKAGGQYTYLKEIFGKKMGFLYGWGLFTVIQTGTIAAVAMAFGKFTAYLVPALNDAAPIFQSGEFKITWIQILAIAIIILLTYINTRGVESGKLLQNIFTGSKIIALVGLIAAGFILVDISHMAENFSFGTDSFNNLKKDTLGNFLKEGWEPIGGMTLMGGIAAAMVGSVFSSVAWESVTFVSGEIENPKKNVVKSMIYGTTAVMILYIAVNYVYLNALGRDAIAFAENDRVAVAASHFIFGSAGTVIIAVLVMVSTFGCNNGLILAGARVFQTMAKDGMFFKQAEKNNKNEVPANALWMQGIWASLLCLSGQYGNLLDMISFVIVLFYMITVFGVIYLRYKQPNLERPYKTWLYPITPVIYLVIGTGFCILLLMYKQQYTWPGFLMVLLGLPVYYFINRNKKAEE; this is translated from the coding sequence ATGCAGAAAAAACTAAAACTTTGGGATGCCATTATGCTCGTAATGGGATCCATGATCGGAAGCGGAATCTTTATTGTAAGCGCAGATATGATGCGAAATTTAGGTTCAGGATTCTGGTTGATAATTGTTTGGGTCATTACAGGAGTCATGACGGTTGCCGCAGCAATAAGCTATGGAGAGCTTTCCGCACTGTATCCTAAAGCGGGTGGACAATACACCTATCTTAAAGAAATTTTTGGAAAAAAGATGGGTTTCCTGTACGGATGGGGATTGTTTACGGTGATTCAGACAGGAACAATTGCAGCAGTGGCAATGGCTTTCGGGAAATTTACGGCATATTTGGTTCCGGCTTTAAATGATGCTGCCCCAATCTTTCAAAGTGGAGAATTTAAAATTACCTGGATTCAGATTTTAGCAATTGCCATTATTATTTTGCTTACGTATATCAATACAAGAGGCGTTGAAAGCGGGAAATTACTGCAGAATATTTTTACTGGTTCTAAGATTATTGCTTTAGTAGGATTGATAGCGGCAGGATTTATTTTGGTAGATATTTCGCATATGGCTGAAAATTTCAGTTTTGGAACGGATTCTTTTAATAATCTAAAAAAAGATACCCTTGGAAACTTTCTGAAAGAAGGCTGGGAACCGATTGGCGGTATGACTTTAATGGGAGGAATCGCTGCAGCAATGGTAGGTTCTGTATTCAGTTCCGTAGCCTGGGAAAGTGTGACTTTCGTTTCGGGAGAGATTGAAAATCCGAAGAAAAATGTTGTAAAATCAATGATTTACGGTACAACCGCTGTCATGATTTTATATATTGCCGTTAATTATGTGTACTTAAATGCTTTAGGCAGAGATGCCATTGCATTTGCTGAAAATGACAGGGTAGCGGTTGCTGCTTCTCATTTTATTTTCGGAAGTGCAGGAACGGTCATTATTGCTGTGTTGGTAATGGTTTCAACATTTGGATGTAACAACGGATTAATCTTAGCCGGAGCAAGGGTTTTCCAGACGATGGCAAAAGATGGGATGTTCTTTAAGCAAGCTGAAAAAAACAATAAAAATGAAGTCCCGGCCAATGCACTATGGATGCAGGGAATTTGGGCTTCTTTGCTTTGTCTGAGCGGTCAGTACGGGAATCTTTTGGATATGATCTCTTTCGTGATTGTGTTGTTTTATATGATTACTGTTTTTGGGGTGATTTATTTAAGATACAAGCAACCAAATTTGGAAAGACCTTATAAGACATGGTTATACCCAATTACTCCGGTTATTTATCTGGTTATCGGAACAGGTTTCTGTATTTTGCTTTTAATGTACAAGCAACAATACACCTGGCCAGGATTCCTGATGGTTTTACTCGGACTTCCTGTTTATTATTTTATTAATAGAAATAAGAAAGCTGAAGAATAA
- a CDS encoding DUF4920 domain-containing protein produces MKFKAILFAVAVSASTLAFAQETKKAGPPAGNALVGDTYGGGVSSNIESKAISVEKLSKKLKKEKKVENVAIKGKVTDVCDKKGCWLTIQTEDNSQFFVKMKDYAFFVPTALKGKTVVMDGTAEKKVTSVDEQKHYAEDAKKPQSEIDAIKAPKEEIRFVANGIKVVN; encoded by the coding sequence ATGAAATTCAAAGCGATATTATTTGCAGTAGCGGTAAGTGCTTCTACTTTAGCTTTTGCACAGGAAACAAAAAAAGCAGGTCCACCGGCAGGAAACGCATTGGTAGGTGATACTTACGGAGGTGGTGTAAGTTCAAACATTGAATCAAAAGCAATCTCTGTAGAAAAACTAAGCAAAAAGCTTAAAAAAGAGAAAAAAGTAGAAAATGTTGCCATAAAAGGAAAAGTAACTGATGTTTGCGATAAAAAAGGATGCTGGTTAACCATCCAAACGGAAGACAACTCTCAATTTTTCGTAAAAATGAAAGATTATGCATTCTTCGTTCCTACCGCATTGAAAGGAAAAACTGTAGTAATGGACGGAACTGCCGAAAAAAAGGTAACTTCTGTAGACGAACAAAAACACTACGCAGAAGATGCTAAAAAGCCACAGTCTGAAATCGATGCTATTAAAGCTCCGAAAGAAGAAATCAGATTCGTTGCCAACGGAATTAAGGTGGTAAACTAA